A DNA window from Candidatus Sulfidibacterium hydrothermale contains the following coding sequences:
- a CDS encoding lysophospholipid acyltransferase family protein, giving the protein MEKFSKWILKLFGWRLEGEAPVGYDKLLIVEAPHTSNWDYPIGMLLITSIGVRVNVVIKKELFFWPLGPLLRWLGAIPIDRSGNLSKVDALAKLFQEKDKLNLAITPEGTRSLNKTWKKGYYFIAVKAGVPILLTAIDYKRKIGIIGPLLHPTGNYEEDLKKIESFYKGITAKFPEKFSLSPQYLNESNRDIS; this is encoded by the coding sequence ATGGAAAAGTTCTCAAAGTGGATTTTAAAACTTTTTGGCTGGCGGCTTGAAGGTGAAGCGCCGGTCGGCTACGATAAACTGTTGATTGTCGAAGCACCGCACACTTCGAATTGGGATTATCCCATTGGTATGCTGTTGATTACCTCTATCGGTGTCCGGGTGAATGTGGTGATTAAAAAAGAGTTGTTTTTCTGGCCGCTTGGTCCGCTGTTGCGATGGCTTGGTGCCATTCCCATTGATCGTAGCGGAAATCTGAGCAAGGTGGATGCATTGGCCAAACTTTTTCAGGAAAAAGATAAACTGAATCTGGCCATTACGCCGGAAGGAACCCGTTCGTTAAACAAAACCTGGAAGAAAGGTTACTATTTTATTGCGGTGAAAGCCGGAGTTCCTATTTTGCTTACGGCCATTGATTATAAACGTAAAATCGGAATAATCGGGCCCTTGTTGCATCCTACCGGAAATTATGAAGAAGACCTGAAAAAGATAGAGTCTTTTTATAAAGGGATAACAGCAAAGTTTCCTGAGAAATTTAGTCTGAGCCCGCAATACCTTAATGAAAGCAATCGGGATATTTCCTAA
- a CDS encoding IS4 family transposase, with protein MKNTNVSSKDSHLVSVLKEHFEGRLNLARIKFISLFIIALTKVRTVHFESLARGFDTQAEESSSLRRIQRFISSYSLDSDLIAKLIFSLLPHKERLTLSIDRTNWKFGKTDINIFMLGIVYQGVAFPLLFSMLKKRGNSNSQERINLIERYINLFGKGTIECIVADREFVGEKWLKYLNNNNLHYYIRIRNNFKVFVPRKNKTIKAFWLFNAFRINEFVYYPNIVEVNGQLCYLSGSKLHNGEYLILVSFTKPEKADDYYKQRWQIEMTFKAMKSSGFDIEKTHLSDIKRIEKLVLLIMVAFVWVYKVGIHIHQNIKPIKIKKHGRKAKTIFKTGLDFITKCFLNDSYTPEFNIFQFLSCT; from the coding sequence ATGAAGAATACCAATGTCAGCAGTAAAGATAGTCATTTAGTTTCAGTTTTAAAGGAACATTTTGAAGGCAGGCTGAATTTAGCCCGGATAAAATTCATATCATTATTCATTATTGCTTTAACAAAAGTAAGGACTGTTCATTTTGAGAGCCTGGCAAGGGGATTTGATACTCAGGCAGAAGAAAGTTCTTCCTTGCGCCGTATCCAACGATTTATCTCATCCTATTCTCTTGATTCTGATTTAATCGCAAAATTAATTTTCAGTTTATTGCCCCACAAAGAACGATTAACACTTTCTATTGACAGAACCAATTGGAAGTTTGGCAAAACAGACATAAACATCTTTATGCTTGGCATAGTGTATCAGGGAGTAGCCTTTCCATTATTGTTCAGTATGTTAAAAAAACGGGGTAATTCCAATTCGCAGGAAAGGATAAACCTGATTGAACGATACATCAACCTTTTTGGAAAAGGTACGATAGAATGTATTGTTGCAGACCGGGAATTTGTTGGTGAAAAATGGCTTAAGTATCTTAACAATAATAACCTGCACTATTATATTCGTATCAGAAATAATTTTAAAGTTTTTGTTCCCAGAAAGAATAAAACCATTAAGGCATTTTGGTTATTCAATGCATTCAGGATAAATGAGTTTGTATATTACCCCAACATTGTAGAAGTAAACGGACAGTTGTGCTATTTGTCCGGAAGCAAATTACATAACGGAGAATATCTAATTCTGGTATCATTTACCAAACCGGAAAAGGCTGATGATTACTATAAACAACGATGGCAAATAGAAATGACCTTTAAAGCCATGAAATCAAGCGGTTTCGATATTGAAAAAACACACCTTTCAGATATCAAAAGAATTGAAAAACTCGTCTTGTTGATTATGGTTGCTTTTGTCTGGGTTTACAAAGTGGGTATTCATATCCATCAAAATATCAAACCGATTAAAATTAAAAAACACGGTAGAAAAGCAAAAACAATCTTTAAAACAGGTCTCGACTTTATTACAAAATGCTTTCTTAATGATAGTTATACTCCTGAGTTCAATATCTTCCAATTTTTGTCATGTACTTAG
- a CDS encoding M13 family metallopeptidase: MTKAINPANMDPSVKPGDNFYLYVNGGWIKSHPIPPEYSQYGAFTVLYENNQKELKALVDEIAQKKNVKPGSIEQKIRDFYNSGMDTVRIEKQGINPVKPELERIAAIKNKQQVQQELAHLHTIGVHPLFYFYAGADEKNSTMEIANLYQGGLGLPDVSYYTEDTPTNKKLRQKYQKHIANMFRLKGDDAKTADKKAAEVMALETQLAKTSFTRQELRSPEKNYNKMPLDKLQKLAPGLNWKAYFTGIGLQDPGEINVGQPRFFTGMSQLLEETPVKVWQAYFEWNVLSDAAPYLSKKFVQENFNFYGKTMSGQEKMRPRWKRVMGATSSGLGEALGQLYVAKYFPPESKERMLKLVNNLKLAFADRIRKLDWMSDTTKKKAIEKLKAITVKVGYPDKWRDYSKLEVVPDNYFQNIMNASKFEFEYNLNKVGKPVDKSEWGMTPQTVNAYYNPSNNEIVFPAGILQPPFFNKDADDAVNYGAIGMVIGHEMTHGFDDQGRKYDKNGNMKNWWTAADARRFKAKTEKLAKLYDHYTLLDSLHINGQMTMGENIADLGGLNISYDAYQMALNGKKPPVIDGFTGTQRFFIAYAQVWRQNIRPQELAKRLKTDVHSPGEARVNIPPFNMDVFIKAFDIKPGDKLYIPPKDRAYIW, translated from the coding sequence ATGACAAAAGCCATTAATCCGGCCAATATGGATCCCTCTGTAAAGCCGGGCGATAATTTTTATTTATACGTCAATGGCGGATGGATCAAGAGTCATCCCATTCCGCCTGAGTACAGCCAATACGGGGCGTTTACAGTGTTGTACGAAAACAACCAGAAAGAGTTAAAAGCGCTGGTGGATGAGATTGCTCAAAAGAAGAACGTAAAGCCGGGAAGTATAGAGCAAAAAATTCGAGATTTCTATAATAGCGGAATGGATACAGTAAGGATTGAAAAACAAGGAATCAATCCGGTAAAACCTGAGCTGGAAAGAATTGCTGCCATTAAAAACAAACAACAGGTACAACAAGAACTGGCTCATTTGCATACTATTGGCGTACATCCGCTGTTTTATTTCTATGCCGGTGCTGATGAAAAAAACAGTACCATGGAGATTGCCAATTTGTATCAGGGCGGATTGGGCTTGCCCGATGTTTCGTATTATACCGAAGACACTCCCACCAATAAAAAGTTGCGGCAGAAATATCAGAAACATATTGCCAATATGTTTCGTCTGAAAGGTGATGATGCTAAAACAGCCGATAAAAAAGCAGCTGAAGTGATGGCACTCGAAACACAACTGGCTAAAACATCGTTTACCCGGCAAGAGCTGAGAAGCCCGGAAAAGAATTATAATAAAATGCCGCTGGACAAGCTGCAGAAGCTGGCACCCGGGTTGAACTGGAAAGCTTATTTTACCGGTATCGGATTGCAAGATCCGGGAGAAATCAATGTGGGACAACCCCGCTTTTTTACCGGTATGAGCCAGCTTTTAGAAGAAACTCCTGTGAAAGTGTGGCAGGCTTATTTTGAGTGGAATGTGCTGAGTGATGCCGCACCTTATCTGAGTAAAAAGTTTGTTCAGGAGAATTTTAATTTTTACGGAAAAACCATGTCGGGACAGGAAAAAATGCGTCCCCGCTGGAAAAGGGTGATGGGAGCTACTTCATCGGGTCTTGGTGAAGCACTCGGTCAGCTTTATGTGGCCAAATATTTCCCGCCTGAATCAAAAGAGCGGATGCTGAAACTGGTGAATAACCTGAAACTGGCTTTTGCCGACCGGATTCGTAAGCTCGACTGGATGAGTGATACGACCAAGAAAAAAGCCATAGAGAAACTGAAAGCTATTACCGTAAAAGTAGGTTACCCTGATAAATGGAGAGATTATTCAAAACTGGAAGTGGTTCCGGATAATTATTTCCAGAACATAATGAATGCCAGTAAATTCGAGTTTGAATATAATTTGAATAAAGTGGGGAAACCGGTGGATAAATCCGAATGGGGAATGACACCGCAAACGGTAAATGCCTATTATAATCCGTCGAACAATGAAATTGTTTTCCCGGCAGGAATTTTACAACCGCCTTTCTTTAACAAAGACGCTGACGATGCTGTAAATTATGGTGCCATTGGCATGGTGATTGGGCATGAAATGACGCACGGCTTTGACGATCAGGGACGCAAATACGATAAAAACGGAAACATGAAAAACTGGTGGACGGCTGCTGATGCCCGCCGGTTTAAAGCCAAAACCGAAAAACTGGCCAAGTTGTACGATCATTACACGCTTCTTGACTCGTTACATATTAACGGCCAAATGACCATGGGTGAAAACATAGCCGATTTGGGAGGCCTGAATATTTCGTACGACGCTTATCAAATGGCTTTGAACGGAAAAAAACCTCCGGTTATTGACGGTTTTACCGGAACCCAGCGCTTTTTTATAGCATATGCTCAGGTGTGGCGGCAAAATATTCGTCCGCAGGAATTGGCCAAACGCCTGAAAACCGATGTGCACAGTCCGGGAGAAGCCCGCGTGAATATCCCGCCATTCAATATGGATGTTTTCATCAAGGCTTTTGATATTAAGCCCGGAGACAAATTGTATATTCCTCCGAAAGACCGGGCATATATCTGGTAA